Proteins found in one Orcinus orca chromosome 11, mOrcOrc1.1, whole genome shotgun sequence genomic segment:
- the CRELD2 gene encoding protein disulfide isomerase CRELD2 isoform X1, with product MRPPAPAVLGLLLLTLLSPGEATKKPTPCKRCRELVDKFNQGMVDTAKKNFGGGNTAWEEKTLSKYEFSEVRLLEIMEGLCGTSDFECNQLLEEHEGLLETWWLRLKKKYPDLFEWFCVETLKVCCAPGTYGPDCLACQGGSERPCSGNGHCSGDGSRQGDGSCQCHLGYRGPLCADCMDGYFNSLRNETHSICSACDESCKTCTGPTNRDCGQCEVGWAREDDTCVAVGARLPPTAVPSSPDVDECAAEPAPCEEQQYCENLNGSFVCQECDSTCVGCTGKGPGQCKECLPGYSKESGQCADIDECSLAEKPCLRRNENCYNTPGSFVCVCPEGFEEAEDICVQTGPVGAEVTEASPTQPPSREDL from the exons ATGCGCCCGCCGGCCCCGGCCGTGCTGGGGCTGCTGCTTCTGACGCTGCTGTCGCCCGGCGAGGCCACCAAGAAGCCGACGCCCTGCAAGCGATGCCGGGAGCTGGTGGACAAGTTCAACCAG GGAATGGTGGACACAGCAAAGAAGAACTTTGGTGGTGGAAACACGGCTTGGGAGGAAAAGACGCTGTCCAAGTATGAATTCAG CGAGGTCCGCCTGCTGGAGATCATGGAGGGCCTGTGTGGGACCAGCGACTTCGAGTGCAACCAGCTGCTGGAGGAGCACGAGGGGCTCCTGGAGACCTGGTGGCTGCGGCT GAAGAAGAAGTATCCTGACTTATTTGAATGGTTTTGTGTGGAAACACTGAAAGTTTGTTGTGCTCCAGGAACTTAcgggccagactgcctgg CGTGCCAGGGCGGGTCCGAGCGGCCTTGCAGCGGGAACGGTCACTGCAGCGGAGATGGCAGCAGACAGGGCGACGGGTCGTGCCAGTGCCACCTGGGGTACCGGGGACCGCTGTGCGCCGACTGCATGGACGGCTACTTCAACTCACTGAGGAATGAGACGCACAGCATCTGCTCAG CCTGTGACGAGTCCTGCAAGACGTGCACAGGCCCTACCAACAGAGACTGCGGCCAGTGCGAAGTGGGCTGGGCGCGGGAGGACGACACCTGCGTAG CGGTCGGGGCGCGGCTGCCGCCCACAGCTGTGCCGTCCTCTCCAGATGTGGACGAATGTGCAGCAGAGCCGGCCCCCTGCGAGGAGCAGCAGTATTGCGAGAACCTCAACGGCTCGTTCGTGTGCCAGG AATGTGATTCCACCTGCGTGGGCTGCACAGGGAAGGGTCCTGGACAGTGTAAAGAGTGCCTCCCCGGCTACTCGAAAGAGAGCGGCCAGTGCGCAG ACATTGACGAGTGCTCGCTGGCGGAGAAGCCCTGTCTGAGGAGGAACGAAAACTGCTACAACACACCCGGGAGCTTCGTCTGCGTGTGCCCCGAGGGCTTCGAGGAGGCCGAGGACATCTGTGTGCAGACGGGGCCGGTGGGGGCCG AAGTCACGGAAGCAAGCCCAACACAGCCGCCGTCCCGTGAAGATTTATGA
- the CRELD2 gene encoding protein disulfide isomerase CRELD2 isoform X2: MRPPAPAVLGLLLLTLLSPGEATKKPTPCKRCRELVDKFNQGMVDTAKKNFGGGNTAWEEKTLSKYEFSEVRLLEIMEGLCGTSDFECNQLLEEHEGLLETWWLRLKKKYPDLFEWFCVETLKVCCAPGTYGPDCLACQGGSERPCSGNGHCSGDGSRQGDGSCQCHLGYRGPLCADCMDGYFNSLRNETHSICSACDESCKTCTGPTNRDCGQCEVGWAREDDTCVDVDECAAEPAPCEEQQYCENLNGSFVCQECDSTCVGCTGKGPGQCKECLPGYSKESGQCADIDECSLAEKPCLRRNENCYNTPGSFVCVCPEGFEEAEDICVQTGPVGAEVTEASPTQPPSREDL, translated from the exons ATGCGCCCGCCGGCCCCGGCCGTGCTGGGGCTGCTGCTTCTGACGCTGCTGTCGCCCGGCGAGGCCACCAAGAAGCCGACGCCCTGCAAGCGATGCCGGGAGCTGGTGGACAAGTTCAACCAG GGAATGGTGGACACAGCAAAGAAGAACTTTGGTGGTGGAAACACGGCTTGGGAGGAAAAGACGCTGTCCAAGTATGAATTCAG CGAGGTCCGCCTGCTGGAGATCATGGAGGGCCTGTGTGGGACCAGCGACTTCGAGTGCAACCAGCTGCTGGAGGAGCACGAGGGGCTCCTGGAGACCTGGTGGCTGCGGCT GAAGAAGAAGTATCCTGACTTATTTGAATGGTTTTGTGTGGAAACACTGAAAGTTTGTTGTGCTCCAGGAACTTAcgggccagactgcctgg CGTGCCAGGGCGGGTCCGAGCGGCCTTGCAGCGGGAACGGTCACTGCAGCGGAGATGGCAGCAGACAGGGCGACGGGTCGTGCCAGTGCCACCTGGGGTACCGGGGACCGCTGTGCGCCGACTGCATGGACGGCTACTTCAACTCACTGAGGAATGAGACGCACAGCATCTGCTCAG CCTGTGACGAGTCCTGCAAGACGTGCACAGGCCCTACCAACAGAGACTGCGGCCAGTGCGAAGTGGGCTGGGCGCGGGAGGACGACACCTGCGTAG ATGTGGACGAATGTGCAGCAGAGCCGGCCCCCTGCGAGGAGCAGCAGTATTGCGAGAACCTCAACGGCTCGTTCGTGTGCCAGG AATGTGATTCCACCTGCGTGGGCTGCACAGGGAAGGGTCCTGGACAGTGTAAAGAGTGCCTCCCCGGCTACTCGAAAGAGAGCGGCCAGTGCGCAG ACATTGACGAGTGCTCGCTGGCGGAGAAGCCCTGTCTGAGGAGGAACGAAAACTGCTACAACACACCCGGGAGCTTCGTCTGCGTGTGCCCCGAGGGCTTCGAGGAGGCCGAGGACATCTGTGTGCAGACGGGGCCGGTGGGGGCCG AAGTCACGGAAGCAAGCCCAACACAGCCGCCGTCCCGTGAAGATTTATGA